From a region of the Corvus cornix cornix isolate S_Up_H32 chromosome 2, ASM73873v5, whole genome shotgun sequence genome:
- the DSC1 gene encoding desmocollin-1 isoform X1 — translation MAPAAPRLILGLLVLSLCCEACKKVIFHVPSELEADTLVGRVDLKECLQSAEFISSSDGNFKVLEDGSVYTTSALSLSAEKKTFTILLKDIQEQVQKKIHVSLVEEEKKTPKTRHARDTVLKRTKRRWGPIPSVMIENSLGPFPLQIQQVQSDTAQNYTIYYSATGPGIDQDPKGLFYIERETGNIFATRAVDREQYPSFQIICFATTPDGYSPEVPLVHTIRIEDDNDNAPYFTQDLFEFCVPENSKPGVVVGKVIAEDRDEPYTLHTTLKYRIVSQTPPITPAFSLHGDTGVISVLLPQLDRELVPSYTLLVEVRDMAGQPFGLCTTGTVVVKIEDTNDNAPSFKQLQYETRVEENRVSVEILRVSVVDLDEPGSPGSGAVYEIIRGNDDHAFEITTDKNTNEGILCVVKGLDYETAKQRVLVIGVNNEAPYLLAPHSQQLSQSTCSVTVHVLDVDEGPVFKPCLLRLDVKECEDIGTAIGRYVAEDPETGNSEGIRYRIPPGQCNWINIDDRSGEVRTVRVLDRDIGEMRRGQCNITVLAIDRNGKTGTGTIQVCIVPGNKNFPRITQTDYIMCRDRKPICLTAQDGDEAPYSAPFVYRITDRNLASMWKLTPHDDNSWYLSPKSDTPYGIYEIPVSVTDNGGKIGENIVRVNLCDCVTPTECDGRTRQLSGGNVTLGLWAILAMILGSLLLLLILITICGCCGAGVMHRQVTDDCANHNLIISNTEAPGEEVMDHNIIPLQNTCDQGGYGVKTGEQQTFEMVKGRGHTLESVKGGGHQTLGSVKEGGGQPMMDTCRYSYSEWHNFTHPRLGEKVHLCRQDEEQKHSEDYLLSYNYEGKGSLAGSVGCCSDQHEEEALDFLDQLEPKFRTLAETCIKR, via the exons AtggcccccgcagccccccgccTCATCCTCGGCCTCCTG GTGCTGAGTTTGTGCTGTGAAGCTTgcaagaaagtaatttttcatgttccttctgAACTAGAGGCTGACACGTTAGTTGGCAGAG ttgaTCTGAAAGAATGCCTTCAGTCTGCAGAGTTTATCAGTTCCAGTGATGGTAACTTCAAGGTTCTAGAAGATGGTTCTGTGTATACAACGtctgctctttctctgtctGCTGAGAAAAAGACTTTTACCATATTACTTAAGGACATTCAAGAAcaagttcaaaagaaaatacacgTTAGCTtggtggaagaagaaaaaaag ACACCAAAGACCAGGCATGCTAGAGATACAGTTCTCAAGAGAACCAAAAGAAGGTGGGGCCCTATTCCATCTGTCATGATAGAGAACTCACTGGGACCTTTCCCACTGCAAATACAGCAG GTCCAATCAGATACAGCTCAGAACTACACAATTTATTATTCTGCAACTGGACCAGGAATTGATCAAGATCCAAAGGGTTTGTTTTACATAGAAAGAGAAACTGGAAATATCTTTGCTACTCGTGCGGTAGACCGTGAACAGTATCCAAGTTTTCAG ATCATTTGCTTTGCAACCACTCCAGATGGTTATTCACCGGAAGTACCACTTGTGCATACAATCAGGATAGAGGATGATAATGATAATGCTCCATATTTTACACAAGACCTTTTTGAATTTTGTGTCCCTGAAAATTCCAAACCTG GTGTTGTTGTTGGAAAAGTGATTGCAGAGGACAGAGATGAGCCTTATACTCTGCATACCACGTTGAAATACCGCATTGTGTCACAAACCCCACCAATTACCCCAGCGTTTTCTTTACATGGTGACACTGGTGTCATCTCTGTATTActgccacagctggacagagaG CTCGTACCCAGTTACACTTTGTTAGTTGAAGTGAGAGATATGGCAGGTCAGCCTTTTGGTTTGTGCACTACAGGAACAGTTGTCGTCAAAATTGAAGATACAAATGACAATGCACCATCCTTTAAACAGTTACAA TATGAAACACGAGTGGAGGAAAACAGAGTGAGTGTAGAAATACTGAGAGTCTCTGTTGTTGATCTTGATGAACCTGGTTCACCTGGCTCAGGAGCAGTATATGAAATTATAAGAGGAAATGATGACCACGCCTTTGAAATTACAACAGACAAAAACACAAATGAAGGAATACTGTGTGTTGTTAAG GGACTGGACTATGAAACTGCCAAGCAAAGGGTCCTGGTGATTGGAGTCAACAATGAGGCACCCTACCTGCTGGCTCCCCATTCACAGCAACTTTCCCAGAGCACCTGCTCTGTCACCGTGCATGTCCTGGATGTGGATGAGGGACCGGTGTTTAAACCCTGTCTGTTGCGCTTGGACGTTAAAGAATGCGAAGATATTGGGACAGCTATTGGGAGATATGTGGCAGAAGATCCAGAAACTGGAAACAGTGAGGGCATAAG ATACCGGATACCACCTGGCCAGTGTAACTGGATCAACATAGATGACAGATCAGGTGAAGTCAGAACTGTTAGGGTCTTGGACCGAGACATAGGAGAAATGAGACGAGGTCAATGCAATATCACAGTCCTCGCAATAGACAGAA ATGGTAAAACCGGCACTGGAACAATTCAGGTTTGCATTGTGCCTGGCAACAAGAACTTCCCACGAATCACTCAAACGGACTATATCATGtgcagagacagaaaaccaATCTGCCTCACGGCACAGGATGGAGATGAGGCTCCTTACAGCGCACCCTTTGTGTATCGCATAACTGACCGAAACCTGGCTTCCATGTGGAAGTTAACTCCACACGATG ataaTTCTTGGTATCTTTCACCAAAGAGTGATACTCCATATGGAATTTATGAAATTCCTGTAAGTGTGACTGATAATGGAGGAAAGATAGGCGAGAACATTGTAAGAGTTAACCTCTGCGATTGTGTTACTCCAACTGAATGCGACGGCAGAACTCGTCAGCTTTCTGGTGGAAATGTTACCCTTGGTCTCTGGGCCATCCTTGCAATGATCTTAGGATCATTATTATTGCTGC TAATCCTGATCACAATTTGtggctgctgtggtgctggggTAATGCACCGGCAGGTGACTGATGATTGTGCCAATCACAATTTAAtcatttcaaacacagaagCTCCAGGAGAAGAAGTGATG gaTCACAATATAATTCCTCTACAAAATACATGTGATCAAGGAGGGTATGGAGTAAaaacaggagagcagcaaaCATTTGAAATGGTAAAAGGAAGAGGGCATACCTTGGAATCAGTCAAGGGAGGTGGACATCAGACTCTGGGATCAGTTAAAGAAGGAGGAGGACAGCCTATGATGGATACGTGTAGATACTCCTACTCAGAGTGGCATAATTTCACACATCCTCGTTTAGGCGAA AAGGTGCACCTATGCAGACAGGATGAAGAACAGAAGCATTCTGAAGATTATCTCCTTTCATATAACTATGAAGGAAAAGGATCCTTGGCTGGTTCTGTAGGCTGCTGCAGTGATCAGCATGAAGAAGAGGCACTTGACTTCTTAGATCAGTTGGAACCCAAGTTTAGGACATTAGCAGAAACATGCATCAAAAGATAA
- the DSC1 gene encoding desmocollin-1 isoform X2: MAPAAPRLILGLLVLSLCCEACKKVIFHVPSELEADTLVGRVDLKECLQSAEFISSSDGNFKVLEDGSVYTTSALSLSAEKKTFTILLKDIQEQVQKKIHVSLVEEEKKTPKTRHARDTVLKRTKRRWGPIPSVMIENSLGPFPLQIQQVQSDTAQNYTIYYSATGPGIDQDPKGLFYIERETGNIFATRAVDREQYPSFQIICFATTPDGYSPEVPLVHTIRIEDDNDNAPYFTQDLFEFCVPENSKPGVVVGKVIAEDRDEPYTLHTTLKYRIVSQTPPITPAFSLHGDTGVISVLLPQLDRELVPSYTLLVEVRDMAGQPFGLCTTGTVVVKIEDTNDNAPSFKQLQYETRVEENRVSVEILRVSVVDLDEPGSPGSGAVYEIIRGNDDHAFEITTDKNTNEGILCVVKGLDYETAKQRVLVIGVNNEAPYLLAPHSQQLSQSTCSVTVHVLDVDEGPVFKPCLLRLDVKECEDIGTAIGRYVAEDPETGNSEGIRYRIPPGQCNWINIDDRSGEVRTVRVLDRDIGEMRRGQCNITVLAIDRNGKTGTGTIQVCIVPGNKNFPRITQTDYIMCRDRKPICLTAQDGDEAPYSAPFVYRITDRNLASMWKLTPHDDNSWYLSPKSDTPYGIYEIPVSVTDNGGKIGENIVRVNLCDCVTPTECDGRTRQLSGGNVTLGLWAILAMILGSLLLLLILITICGCCGAGVMHRQVTDDCANHNLIISNTEAPGEEVMDHNIIPLQNTCDQGGYGVKTGEQQTFEMVKGRGHTLESVKGGGHQTLGSVKEGGGQPMMDTCRYSYSEWHNFTHPRLGEESIRGHTLIKNN; encoded by the exons AtggcccccgcagccccccgccTCATCCTCGGCCTCCTG GTGCTGAGTTTGTGCTGTGAAGCTTgcaagaaagtaatttttcatgttccttctgAACTAGAGGCTGACACGTTAGTTGGCAGAG ttgaTCTGAAAGAATGCCTTCAGTCTGCAGAGTTTATCAGTTCCAGTGATGGTAACTTCAAGGTTCTAGAAGATGGTTCTGTGTATACAACGtctgctctttctctgtctGCTGAGAAAAAGACTTTTACCATATTACTTAAGGACATTCAAGAAcaagttcaaaagaaaatacacgTTAGCTtggtggaagaagaaaaaaag ACACCAAAGACCAGGCATGCTAGAGATACAGTTCTCAAGAGAACCAAAAGAAGGTGGGGCCCTATTCCATCTGTCATGATAGAGAACTCACTGGGACCTTTCCCACTGCAAATACAGCAG GTCCAATCAGATACAGCTCAGAACTACACAATTTATTATTCTGCAACTGGACCAGGAATTGATCAAGATCCAAAGGGTTTGTTTTACATAGAAAGAGAAACTGGAAATATCTTTGCTACTCGTGCGGTAGACCGTGAACAGTATCCAAGTTTTCAG ATCATTTGCTTTGCAACCACTCCAGATGGTTATTCACCGGAAGTACCACTTGTGCATACAATCAGGATAGAGGATGATAATGATAATGCTCCATATTTTACACAAGACCTTTTTGAATTTTGTGTCCCTGAAAATTCCAAACCTG GTGTTGTTGTTGGAAAAGTGATTGCAGAGGACAGAGATGAGCCTTATACTCTGCATACCACGTTGAAATACCGCATTGTGTCACAAACCCCACCAATTACCCCAGCGTTTTCTTTACATGGTGACACTGGTGTCATCTCTGTATTActgccacagctggacagagaG CTCGTACCCAGTTACACTTTGTTAGTTGAAGTGAGAGATATGGCAGGTCAGCCTTTTGGTTTGTGCACTACAGGAACAGTTGTCGTCAAAATTGAAGATACAAATGACAATGCACCATCCTTTAAACAGTTACAA TATGAAACACGAGTGGAGGAAAACAGAGTGAGTGTAGAAATACTGAGAGTCTCTGTTGTTGATCTTGATGAACCTGGTTCACCTGGCTCAGGAGCAGTATATGAAATTATAAGAGGAAATGATGACCACGCCTTTGAAATTACAACAGACAAAAACACAAATGAAGGAATACTGTGTGTTGTTAAG GGACTGGACTATGAAACTGCCAAGCAAAGGGTCCTGGTGATTGGAGTCAACAATGAGGCACCCTACCTGCTGGCTCCCCATTCACAGCAACTTTCCCAGAGCACCTGCTCTGTCACCGTGCATGTCCTGGATGTGGATGAGGGACCGGTGTTTAAACCCTGTCTGTTGCGCTTGGACGTTAAAGAATGCGAAGATATTGGGACAGCTATTGGGAGATATGTGGCAGAAGATCCAGAAACTGGAAACAGTGAGGGCATAAG ATACCGGATACCACCTGGCCAGTGTAACTGGATCAACATAGATGACAGATCAGGTGAAGTCAGAACTGTTAGGGTCTTGGACCGAGACATAGGAGAAATGAGACGAGGTCAATGCAATATCACAGTCCTCGCAATAGACAGAA ATGGTAAAACCGGCACTGGAACAATTCAGGTTTGCATTGTGCCTGGCAACAAGAACTTCCCACGAATCACTCAAACGGACTATATCATGtgcagagacagaaaaccaATCTGCCTCACGGCACAGGATGGAGATGAGGCTCCTTACAGCGCACCCTTTGTGTATCGCATAACTGACCGAAACCTGGCTTCCATGTGGAAGTTAACTCCACACGATG ataaTTCTTGGTATCTTTCACCAAAGAGTGATACTCCATATGGAATTTATGAAATTCCTGTAAGTGTGACTGATAATGGAGGAAAGATAGGCGAGAACATTGTAAGAGTTAACCTCTGCGATTGTGTTACTCCAACTGAATGCGACGGCAGAACTCGTCAGCTTTCTGGTGGAAATGTTACCCTTGGTCTCTGGGCCATCCTTGCAATGATCTTAGGATCATTATTATTGCTGC TAATCCTGATCACAATTTGtggctgctgtggtgctggggTAATGCACCGGCAGGTGACTGATGATTGTGCCAATCACAATTTAAtcatttcaaacacagaagCTCCAGGAGAAGAAGTGATG gaTCACAATATAATTCCTCTACAAAATACATGTGATCAAGGAGGGTATGGAGTAAaaacaggagagcagcaaaCATTTGAAATGGTAAAAGGAAGAGGGCATACCTTGGAATCAGTCAAGGGAGGTGGACATCAGACTCTGGGATCAGTTAAAGAAGGAGGAGGACAGCCTATGATGGATACGTGTAGATACTCCTACTCAGAGTGGCATAATTTCACACATCCTCGTTTAGGCGAA GAATCCATTAGAGGACACActctgattaaaaataattga